In the genome of Columba livia isolate bColLiv1 breed racing homer chromosome 1, bColLiv1.pat.W.v2, whole genome shotgun sequence, the window ATTTGAGTCTTGCCACATGGCAAAATCTGTTCCCATCCAATATTGTGACTGATCATTATTACCACAAAACCTGGCCTGTGTCTTGGAGACATATTTCTAATGGAAGTCATAAATGCTGCATTGTGAGTTATACTGCAGATTAAATATTGGTTTCTCTTTCTGAAGGATCTTCAACAGCTTTGtcagctctgctggcagcatCTTCATTCTCATTGTTCGTTAATGGTTCTGCTTCCTTCGGGTCAGcattcttctgttctttctgcttctcatcttctagcttcttttcttttgccaaAAGCCTGTAGTTAATGGCGTTGCCAATGAACAACCAGATACTGGCCACAATCACAATCACTCCACAGACAAAATACATGTACTGATATTCACCAGTAACATCCACTAACCAACCTGAAatacaaagacaaaaagaaagaaaaagagttttTAGGATAGAATGTCCGATACAATACAGATCTTCCCCTAGGAGAAATATCCTATATATTGCCTGGTTTTGAAGTTggagcagaaaataattttcaacatGTTCAAGTTGCCTAACATATATAGCAGAACTTTAATGAAACCTGTACTAGTCAAGCTAGCAATTGTCATTGGATTCACTGACAATGATAAAATATTGAAGAACAAATTAAAGTTAAATTAATAATGACAGACTGGTTTTTagctctttcattttcattctttcattgtcttattattttattcactGCCTAATTTGTTTCCTATTGTTTTGGAGTGACTGTCTGACACTCATGGAGGCTGCATACAGACAAAAGGATAAAGAGGTATGTGCCTTTTTAGGCTGCTATCACTGTGCAtcagctgcttgattttcaaaTTTACTTTCCTGTGACTGGTGAAAGAGATAGAAAGGCTTGTCCCTTCAACTATCACATTCAACTGCTGAGGTTTGAATTCTGAAGCCTGTACCCAAAAATTATATCCACACCTCTGAGATTAATATGGacattacaaagaaaataaaataaaactgctcTTCCACTTTATGAAcaattctttctaatttttcccAACTTGCAAATGAACTGTATGCATTCACGTATTTAGCTCTGAACTGTGCTACGATGTCATTGAAATTCACCGGGTAACCTGCACCCTTCAGTTTAGTATGTATGTAGATGCTTTTACTGGGTTGAAGCCACAACACCAGCCTATTTACCTGATACACATTCACAAGCCTTCAAATAATTTTagtcttttctttatttcacaaGCCTAGTATTAGGAAAATCTCAAATAGCACTGTAACTGTAAAATTCACCTATCAGTGTAAACAGTACAATTTACTGGTTTCTATTAATGAAATGTCTGATAAAACCGATGATTAAATATGAAATTCAGCATTAACATTATTTCAGCATAAAATTGTAAAACCTATGTAAAAGTCAAAGTTGGAATTTAGCTTTTCCATGGATTCATCTCCTTTGTTGTCTCTATTTAACAAGATAAAACAATTATTCATAAAGTTACAATACAAACACTTGTTTTTCAGAACTTCTGCAAAGCtattacactgaaaaacaaatagtTGCATATGCTGTTGCTCAAAAAATATTAGATTTAATATCTGTAGAGTTAATATTAGTATTCACTTCAGAACCTGACTGAAAGGGCCGGACTCCAGTGGTCACAGGCTCAGTCCCCCCACTAGGTGGCATAGGAAGAGTCTGTGTGAGAATATATTGTGTTCTGCCGTCACCAAAATGAATTTGTGTGTTAGAAGATGAGGGAAATATGGACTATTTTGAGGACTATTAAGCATTTACTTGTACAAATATTATTGCACTGAAGTGAGTGGAATTATTTTGGCATATTTAAAATTTCACTCAACAATGCTATTTTTATAGAAATACTGACAGTAATCCTTAAAAAATGTGATACATATAAATCGGTTTAGGCACATACAATCTTGCTGACTTTTCTGACATTGTTTATGTGGATATAGTGTATGTGGGTATAGTCTGATAATCTCAATATCTTCCTGTTTTCATATTGTTGGGCTTACactgcaacacacacacatgcatatttACTTTTAACCAATACTTTTCAATAAGATCTGAGCATCTATTTCTTTAGTCCTTATATCTTTAGAAGCCTTAAAATTATAAAACTTACTAACACCATTACTATATACTGACTAAAAAGctagcaaacagaaaatattttagataagACTCTTCCTCATTTTTCGTGTTAGAAGCCCAAAAGTTATGAATAGGGTCCAAGCTATACATGTAGGCTCCTTTTTAAGCTCTCCTTACACTCAAAAGAGAGAAGCTGACACCATCATCATCCTTCAGTCCAGGTAGGATGGTTCACACTCTGAATTGCCTTACACATACCTGTTGGCTGCAGAAACAGGCTAAAGGACTGGCTGTGAGCAGGACAACAGTGTGAAATTGTGCCAGGGCGCAACGCTTCATGGCACCAGCTGACATCCCATCACATGCATGCCCTGCCAAGTCTGTCGAGTCTCTCCCTGCCCTTTCTGGCACCTCCCTCCTGTTTTTTAATCTCTGGAAGTGTCAGTCCTCTCTTTTTAGGCAAACTAAAGTTGCTACTTTAAATTTACATGCATGTTTATCTAGCTGCcatcagagaaaataattatgtgTCTCTCTGTGAGATGTTCACAAGAACTGATCAGTGGATTCACCTAATTCAAGAGAGTAAGAACTGTGTTGGCAAAGAGCAAATTTGAGCTGAATCCTAGtcacagagaaaacattaaataacaTTAAGGACTATGTTTATATTAATTCAATGCTAAATTGTAAGATTATGCTGTAatgtctgaaaaaaatggaataaaagaaaTTCTTACCTCCCAGAGGAGGGCCTATGAGTACAGGGCAACACTCCACAATGGTGACAAGTCCAACTGCACTGGAAAATCTGGCAGCCCCAACAAGGTCCATCAATGTCTCAAAAAGAACACTGCTAACCATGCCAAATGCAAACCCAAAAAATACAGCATATATCACCAAGCCAGTGTAATTTGTTGCCAGAGGACACAAGACGTGACAGACGCCATtgtagaaaacagcaaaactaaAAAAGTACTGAATCTTTGGCCGGATAAACTTGGAGTTTGCTACAAGTCCCATTGAAGGCCTAGCAAACATGTCTACAAAGGCTAAGATAGATagcaaaaaagcagaagaatattCATCAATTCCCTTGTGCTTCGCATACGGAGCCAAAAATACTATTGGAGCAAAAAACCCGATAAACATAATGACATTTCCTGACAAATAGATCAGAAACCCTCTGTGTTTGAAGAGGGACAGATCTAGATATTTATTCATAGTTTGCCAAAAAGActtcttgttgtttttgtgcAAGGTAGAATCTCCTGTGCCTTTCTCAGCATCTTTTTTCACAGGAGGGACTGGTTTTGGTCCAACAGGTCTCATAAGTGACCCAGCCACACAGCAGTTCAATAGAAGTCCTCCCAGAATGAGAAAGCTTCCTTTCCAGCCAAAGGCATTAAAGAGGAATTGATTGAGAGGTGCCAATGTGCTCAGAAACACTGGACTTCCAGCCATGGCCAATCCATTAGCAATTGGACGCTTCTTATAGAAATACTTGCCAATCATGGTCAAGGCAGGCTGTAAGTTGAATGCTAATCCCAGACctaaacaacacagaaaaaacagtattattGCAGGTCATGCACTAAAAAATATATCACATTTATCttgagttattttttaaattaccagTATATAATGCAGTGATTTCCAATGAAGATATTATAGAAGCAAACTAGCATTAGTGAATGAAATCCAGCTTCTTTACTAATGTGTGTTAATGCCAAGACTATTAtcattctgccattttgcctggTAGCACTGCAATAAAAGTCAAAACTCCTTGTGTTACAGCAATGATAGAGACAAGGGAATCACAGAGGAATTATGGTATCAGCACCTTGACTCACCATTTTTATGTTTACTAAGCTATAATTTCTTGGCTCATTTGACAAAAGTTATTAAATGTCACCTGGGCTACAATGAATGCAGTGTGTATTTAAATGCATAAATCTCCTCATTTCTTACTTACATCCCTATTTAAGATCAAACTTGTGTACAAAAGTGAACCTTAAAATGGCTAATTATTTTGGAGCACATTTAGCTCCACTTCCTCAGGCATGAAACTCACTGTTAAAGATGGAAGAGTTGTAGAGGACAAGCACTGGAGCAGACCACCCATCCAGATCAGCTGAGTGTATAAACTGAACCTCTAGGCCTTATCTCTGTATTAAGACATCCAGACAATAACATCTAATTAGCTATGAATCTGCTGGATGGCACAGGAGAGCACTTTTCTTCCCTGATAGGCTCATTCCTGGACCGTAACTTTGTTCTTTCAGTGGGCCCCAAGTTTAggatgtaaaaaataaaaactttaagAAATAATCACTGAACAAAGGACTTCTTTAGTCCCAACATAAAGGCAGATGAGCTTGAATATAGGAACAAGTATTATCTCATTCACTTATTACCTGACAATATTTCACCTTACTTGCCTTCCTTATTCTGAGACTgtagtttaaaataaagaaaaaccaCTACTTTTGATAAGCAGGTTATTTCATTTACTGGCTTTATGATTACTTCAGTTCATTGCCTTAGGCAATATCCAGGCCTTTTATGATACATAAATAACTTTATTTGGGGATTGACCCTGAAGgattttaaacagaaagctACTGATCTGAAAGTTGTTATATTTTCCTGTGAGAGCATATGTATATACAAACCTACAGAAAGCTGGTTCtagcttctgcattttttctaGAATTCTGCTAGCCTCTGTGACCACTTTTGAAGTGCAATATAATTGAAAGAATAAATGTGAAATTCTACACAAATGACTGTAATAAGTGCTGTCACGAGTCAATCAGTTTTTATACCATAATTACAGTGCAGTGTGAAACAGTACCTACATACAACATTTATTGAATAAAATCATCAGTTACTCCTGAAATAtccaaagaaataatttaacatCATACTAGCTAATTTAAAGGATTAAATAGTTCAGGTAGCTGCAATGAACTGGTCTTGCTAGCTTCTCAGTTTGCATTTGTACAATGCCTTGAACAGTGGGTTCTTGATCAGTAAGGTTCATTGGTAAAACAATACTACAAATAATAtgatagaatagaatagaatagaatagaatagaatagaatagaatagaatagaatagaatagaatagaatagaatagaatagaatagaatagaatggaATGTATCTTTTAAACGGGGCTCTTACCTCCAACAACACCAATACATATGTAAAGTTCCAGGACGCTATTGCAGAAAGAGGAAGCAATCATTCCAAATGAACACAGGATACCTCCTGCTATCATCACAGGCCGGCTACCATACTTATTCACCAAAATACTGCTTATGGGACCTGTTGgtagaaagaaagcacaatacATAGCAGGTTACTCCATCATACACGTCTTTGTATTTTGGACATGTTGGAATGCTTTCCTCTTCCATCCTGGAAAATGTTTAGCTCTTTCTATACCAATTTGTCTTAAAAGCACACTCTGTGAGTCTGCAGATACATGAGCCTGGATGTGGATATATTGCCTGCATGACAATATAAGTATTGATTAGTCATGGAGATGGATCAAAATATTAAAGACATCTGACAAGCAAGAGGGATTGTTACAGTTTGCAAGCACTCAATACTGAGATTTGTCAATGGAAGTTTTGAAAGTGCAAGGACTGAAGAATTTCACGTATGAGACAGATACTGAAAGTCCAACTTACAGAACAGGAGGAATCTCCAGGCAAGCAAACTAATAATTGACCTTAGTACTATAGCATGTCCTGGACCTCTACTTAAACTACACATAGACTTGAAAATATTGCCAAATCAGAACGTAAATGTCTGGCCCCTGAggcttgttttcccttaccTCATCCAGAAAAGAGGGTAATAAGATGACTTACTTGTAGGAAAACCGAAGATGTGGTTTAGCACAAAGACctataaactttaaaaatattgctccAAGtccatttttcagtttcaaCTGCAATCCAGTTTATGGCGTAATTACATCCACACTAAACAAACACCTAGTATGCAATTTAGCATGACACGcattatatgttttttttaaatgcccgTGACTGAAATAGATGGTGTGCTACATATCAAGATTAAGAGGTTGTCAAAGCTCTTTAGGTAAACCTGCATACCATCTGACTGCACTATATTGGGTCCAAACCATTACAAATAGTTTTGCTTTTGCAATAACTAAATTTATCCagttgagaaataaaaacatccataacaaaaagcaataaattTCAAACTCAAGATCAAGCAGGTATCTGGCATAAAATGGAATGCCAAGCACTGCATCTGATTTCACTGCAAATCATTCATTGTACTGGTAACAGTTTTAAGGTGTTCCTgtccaggcagcacagacattgGCCAATATACTCAGCTTTCCACCAGCAAAAGCAATCACTCTTCTTGCCCAGGCAGTTGTATTGTTCAAGGTACATGGGGAAATAGAGGACAAACAGGGTGGCTATTCTACTGGAAAGGTGAAGGATGCTCAAACTGAAGGCATTAGGGCTCATCTTCCAGACACAGAAGCACAGGAGACCAGGCTCTGCTGTTCATTTAACTGCCACTTAAGCACAACTGTGTATCAAAACCAGCGGACTTGAAAATCCACAGCATGGAAAGCCCCACCAAATATACAATAGCCCGGAGATTTATTAAAAGATTTGAAGTCACATATGAAGcactaaaatatttcactgacAGATTATACCATGAGATGCCTAACActtctttatttccatttggGGGAACCACTGAGCAGAACAGTGACGAGCTGGTGTTTCTCCTTTGAGGCCATATACAGAAAGCAGTGAAACATGAAGGACAGACAAATTACACTCCAAACACTTCTCA includes:
- the SLC16A7 gene encoding monocarboxylate transporter 2, whose amino-acid sequence is MPPAIGAPQYPPPDGGWGWVVVFGAFISIGFSYAFPKAITVFFKEIQEIFHTSYSEIAWISSIMLAVMYAGGPISSILVNKYGSRPVMIAGGILCSFGMIASSFCNSVLELYICIGVVGGLGLAFNLQPALTMIGKYFYKKRPIANGLAMAGSPVFLSTLAPLNQFLFNAFGWKGSFLILGGLLLNCCVAGSLMRPVGPKPVPPVKKDAEKGTGDSTLHKNNKKSFWQTMNKYLDLSLFKHRGFLIYLSGNVIMFIGFFAPIVFLAPYAKHKGIDEYSSAFLLSILAFVDMFARPSMGLVANSKFIRPKIQYFFSFAVFYNGVCHVLCPLATNYTGLVIYAVFFGFAFGMVSSVLFETLMDLVGAARFSSAVGLVTIVECCPVLIGPPLGGWLVDVTGEYQYMYFVCGVIVIVASIWLFIGNAINYRLLAKEKKLEDEKQKEQKNADPKEAEPLTNNENEDAASRADKAVEDPSERETNI